One Nocardia iowensis DNA window includes the following coding sequences:
- the der gene encoding ribosome biogenesis GTPase Der yields MTEDVIAGDGIWSDETDWELTDLDGEFDGEEHLAMPTLAVVGRPNVGKSTLVNRILGRREAVVEDVPGVTRDRVSYEANWAGRRFLVQDTGGWEPDAKGLQQSVARQAELAMQTADAILLVVDAVVGATATDEAAVKMLRRSKVPVILVANKVDDQRVESEAAALWSLGLGEPRMVSAAHGRGTGDLLDDVLAVLPETPREGTGGTGPRRVALVGKPNVGKSSLLNKLADDERSVVHDVAGTTVDPVDSLVELGGKIWKFVDTAGLRRKVSNASGTEFYASLRTKAALEASEVAIMLIDASQPITEQDLRVISMVADSGRALVLAFNKWDLVDEDRRLQLDREVDRDLVRVPWAQRVNISAHTGRAVQKLVPAMETALESWDKRISTGRLNTWLKEVVAATPPPMRGGRLPRIMFATQATTRPPTFVLFTTGFLEASYRRFLERRLREEFNFDGSPVRISVRVREKRERGKK; encoded by the coding sequence GTGACGGAAGACGTTATCGCCGGTGACGGCATCTGGAGTGACGAAACCGATTGGGAGCTCACCGATCTCGACGGCGAGTTCGACGGGGAAGAACACCTCGCCATGCCGACACTGGCGGTCGTCGGCCGCCCGAACGTCGGCAAGTCGACCCTGGTGAACCGGATCCTCGGCCGCCGCGAGGCCGTCGTCGAGGACGTTCCTGGCGTGACCCGCGACCGGGTCTCCTACGAGGCCAACTGGGCCGGTCGTCGTTTCCTCGTACAGGACACCGGCGGCTGGGAGCCCGACGCCAAGGGCTTGCAGCAGTCGGTGGCCAGGCAGGCCGAGCTGGCCATGCAGACCGCCGACGCGATCCTGCTCGTGGTCGACGCCGTCGTCGGCGCCACCGCGACCGACGAGGCCGCGGTGAAAATGCTGCGCCGCTCCAAGGTTCCGGTCATCCTGGTCGCCAACAAGGTCGACGACCAGCGCGTCGAATCCGAAGCCGCCGCGCTGTGGTCGCTCGGTCTCGGCGAACCGCGCATGGTCAGCGCCGCACACGGCCGCGGCACCGGCGACCTGCTCGACGACGTGCTCGCCGTGCTGCCGGAGACACCGCGCGAGGGTACCGGCGGCACCGGCCCGCGTCGCGTCGCACTGGTCGGCAAGCCCAACGTCGGCAAGTCCAGCCTGTTGAACAAGCTGGCCGACGACGAGCGTTCGGTCGTGCACGATGTCGCGGGCACCACCGTCGACCCGGTCGACTCGCTCGTCGAACTCGGCGGCAAGATCTGGAAATTCGTCGACACCGCCGGTCTGCGCCGCAAGGTGTCCAACGCCAGCGGCACCGAGTTCTACGCTTCGCTGCGCACCAAGGCGGCGCTGGAGGCCTCCGAGGTCGCGATCATGCTGATCGACGCCTCGCAGCCGATCACCGAACAGGACTTGCGGGTGATCAGCATGGTCGCCGATTCCGGTCGCGCGCTCGTGCTGGCCTTCAACAAGTGGGACCTGGTCGACGAGGACCGCCGCCTGCAACTCGACCGCGAGGTCGATCGCGACCTGGTCCGCGTGCCGTGGGCACAGCGGGTGAACATCTCCGCGCACACCGGCCGCGCGGTGCAGAAGCTGGTGCCCGCGATGGAAACGGCACTCGAGTCGTGGGACAAGCGCATCTCGACCGGCCGCCTGAACACCTGGCTCAAGGAAGTGGTCGCGGCCACCCCGCCGCCGATGCGCGGTGGTCGCCTGCCCCGCATCATGTTCGCCACCCAGGCGACCACCCGACCGCCGACGTTCGTCCTGTTCACCACCGGCTTCCTGGAGGCGAGCTACCGCCGCTTCCTGGAACGCAGGCTCCGCGAGGAATTCAACTTCGATGGTTCCCCGGTACGCATCTCGGTGCGCGTCCGGGAGAAGCGCGAACGCGGCAAGAAGTAA
- a CDS encoding helix-turn-helix domain-containing protein translates to MSEATIERAAMGGRGVLEGAFALLEVLAHGDELGLTQLASDAGLPKATAYRLLNQLVVEGAVQRRSGRYQIGPRVFRLGQTWQPARLLRAASARPLGQLTAATDRGGFSLSVTDRGHTMLIGGIGREIDEIFPLRAGVLLPPGTAAEQALAVGRADPTPPEGFSAREWNRRLAVTRERGLAYDTDLSRFGLACVAAPVRGPAGEVVAALAATVVELPRVPAVAEAVLRAAGLVSANLTRILRSQGVISL, encoded by the coding sequence GTGAGCGAAGCGACGATCGAAAGAGCGGCCATGGGGGGCCGCGGCGTGCTCGAGGGGGCATTTGCCCTGTTGGAGGTGCTCGCGCACGGTGACGAACTGGGTTTGACCCAGCTGGCGTCGGACGCAGGGTTGCCGAAGGCCACGGCCTACCGGCTGCTCAATCAGTTGGTCGTGGAGGGAGCGGTGCAACGCCGCAGCGGCCGCTATCAGATCGGACCCCGGGTGTTCCGGCTCGGGCAGACGTGGCAACCCGCGCGGTTGTTGCGGGCCGCCTCGGCCCGACCGCTGGGGCAGCTGACGGCGGCGACGGATCGGGGTGGTTTCAGCCTGTCGGTGACCGATCGGGGGCACACGATGCTGATCGGCGGTATCGGGCGCGAGATCGATGAGATCTTTCCGCTGCGGGCCGGGGTGCTGCTGCCGCCCGGTACCGCCGCCGAGCAGGCCCTGGCCGTCGGCCGGGCCGATCCCACCCCACCCGAGGGGTTTTCGGCCCGAGAGTGGAACCGCCGACTCGCCGTGACGCGGGAAAGGGGACTCGCTTACGACACCGACCTGAGCCGATTCGGCCTGGCCTGTGTCGCGGCGCCGGTGCGCGGGCCCGCCGGTGAGGTCGTGGCCGCGCTGGCGGCAACGGTGGTCGAGTTGCCGCGGGTCCCGGCGGTGGCCGAGGCGGTACTGCGGGCGGCGGGCTTGGTGAGCGCCAATCTCACCAGGATCTTGCGGTCACAGGGAGTGATCTCGCTCTAA
- a CDS encoding segregation and condensation protein A, with the protein MRLSNFQGPFDLLLTLISSRKLDVTEVALHQVTDEFIAYTKALTAALSDGTYPDGAANTLRADKILDQTTEFLVVAATLLDLKAARLLPSGEMTDAEDLELLEARDLLFARLLQYRAFKQVAELLGELEAVALRRYPRAVGLEDRFADLLPEVTLGVDAHEFAAIAAAAFRPRPVPKVGLDHLHAHAISVAEQAALVLERLKLRGKGGWTTFSELVVDCDVPIEIVARFLALLELYRGKTIEFDQPDPLGQLSVSWIGDDAQDGEPTDTVTIEEDYG; encoded by the coding sequence CTGCGCCTGAGCAACTTCCAAGGGCCGTTCGACCTGCTGCTGACGCTGATCAGTTCGCGCAAGCTCGACGTCACCGAGGTGGCGTTGCACCAGGTGACCGACGAGTTCATCGCCTACACCAAGGCGTTGACGGCCGCGCTGTCCGACGGCACCTACCCCGATGGCGCGGCGAATACCCTGCGGGCGGACAAGATTCTCGACCAGACCACCGAATTCCTGGTCGTCGCCGCCACCTTGCTCGACCTCAAGGCGGCGCGGTTGCTGCCATCGGGGGAGATGACCGACGCCGAGGACCTCGAACTGCTGGAGGCGCGCGACCTGCTGTTCGCACGGCTGCTGCAGTACCGGGCGTTCAAGCAGGTGGCAGAGCTGCTCGGCGAACTGGAGGCGGTCGCGCTGCGGCGTTACCCGCGCGCCGTCGGCCTGGAGGACCGCTTCGCCGACCTGCTGCCCGAGGTTACGCTGGGAGTAGACGCGCACGAGTTCGCCGCGATCGCCGCGGCGGCCTTCCGGCCCCGCCCGGTACCCAAGGTCGGCCTCGACCACCTGCACGCGCACGCCATCTCGGTCGCCGAACAGGCCGCGCTCGTGCTCGAACGGCTCAAACTGCGCGGCAAGGGCGGCTGGACGACCTTCAGCGAACTGGTCGTCGACTGTGACGTGCCGATCGAGATCGTCGCGCGCTTCTTGGCGCTGCTCGAGCTGTACCGAGGCAAGACGATCGAGTTCGACCAGCCGGACCCGCTCGGCCAGCTGTCGGTCAGCTGGATCGGCGACGACGCTCAGGACGGCGAGCCGACGGACACCGTGACTATCGAGGAGGACTACGGGTGA
- the cmk gene encoding (d)CMP kinase, with protein sequence MGVEIPVEAPRQLSGTSPLVVAMDGPSGTGKSSVSRRLATRLGARYLDTGAMYRVATLRVLRAGIELTDAAAIAAAVKELPLSIGTDPRREVIQLDGEDVSSEIRGDAVTKAVSAVSAVAEVRDLLVALQREITTAAQRIVVEGRDIGTVVLPAADAKIYLTASAEARAHRRNQQNIAEGRGDDYEAVLADVQRRDNLDSTRKVSPLRPADDAVLVDTSDLNMDEVIDELYRVVAQQISTTRTGGSQ encoded by the coding sequence ATGGGTGTGGAGATTCCGGTCGAGGCCCCGCGCCAGTTGTCGGGAACGAGTCCGCTCGTTGTCGCCATGGACGGCCCGTCCGGCACCGGAAAGTCCAGCGTCTCGCGTCGCCTTGCCACCCGGCTCGGCGCCCGCTACCTGGACACCGGCGCGATGTACCGGGTCGCGACGCTGCGCGTGCTCCGTGCGGGCATCGAGCTGACCGACGCCGCCGCCATCGCCGCGGCGGTCAAGGAGCTGCCACTGTCCATCGGCACCGACCCGCGCCGTGAGGTGATCCAGCTCGACGGTGAGGACGTGTCGTCGGAGATCCGCGGCGACGCCGTCACCAAGGCCGTTTCCGCGGTCTCCGCGGTGGCGGAGGTCCGTGACCTGCTCGTCGCGCTGCAACGCGAGATCACCACGGCCGCACAGCGCATCGTGGTCGAGGGACGCGACATCGGCACCGTTGTGCTGCCCGCCGCGGACGCCAAGATCTATCTGACCGCCTCGGCCGAGGCCCGCGCCCATCGGCGCAATCAGCAGAACATCGCCGAAGGCCGCGGCGACGACTACGAGGCCGTGCTCGCCGATGTGCAGCGGCGCGACAACCTCGATTCCACCCGCAAGGTGTCCCCACTGCGTCCGGCCGACGACGCGGTGCTGGTCGACACCAGCGACCTGAACATGGATGAGGTCATCGACGAGCTGTACCGCGTTGTCGCGCAGCAGATTTCGACGACCAGGACGGGAGGTTCCCAGTGA
- a CDS encoding mannitol dehydrogenase family protein: protein MSWAESVPLRAETLRELGSHLATPSYDRSGIATGIVHFGVGGFHRAHQAMYIDQLLELGGAREWGICGVGVLPGDQRMRDVLRAQDGLYTLSVLASDGSWTTRVIGSIVEYLYAPDDPEAVLAKLADPGTRIVSLTVTEGGYHFSATTGTFDADDPDIRADLAPNAVPATIFGLITEALARRRARGVAPFTVLSCDNIEGNGHVAHATFSAFARLRDRELGDWIAREVRFPNSMVDRITPVTPPEATAEVARRYGVTDRWPVVTEPFAQWVLEDSFTLGRPDYGAVGVQLVDDVAPYELMKLRLLNASHQALAYFGYLSGYRLVHDAAKDPVFRRFLLRYMDIEATPTLRPVPGVDLEQYKHTLIERFANPAIGDTVARLCADTSDRIPKWVLPVIRQRLAEDGETTCAAAVVASWARYADGIDEQGEPIEVVDRLRDRLVPLARRQRDDRTAFLSERSVFGDLIDEPRFVSAYVAALDSLYAKGARATVADLAG from the coding sequence ATGAGTTGGGCCGAAAGCGTGCCGCTGCGGGCCGAGACCCTGCGGGAACTCGGCTCCCACCTTGCCACGCCGAGCTATGACCGGTCTGGAATCGCCACCGGCATAGTGCATTTCGGTGTCGGCGGGTTTCACCGCGCGCATCAGGCAATGTATATCGATCAACTGCTCGAGCTCGGCGGCGCCCGCGAGTGGGGCATCTGCGGGGTCGGCGTGCTGCCCGGCGACCAGCGGATGCGCGATGTGCTGAGGGCGCAGGACGGGCTGTACACCTTGTCGGTGCTGGCATCGGACGGCAGCTGGACCACCCGCGTGATCGGCTCGATCGTCGAATACCTGTACGCACCGGACGACCCCGAGGCGGTGCTGGCGAAGCTGGCCGATCCGGGCACCCGGATCGTCTCGCTCACCGTCACCGAGGGCGGCTACCACTTCTCGGCGACCACCGGCACATTCGACGCCGACGATCCGGACATCCGGGCCGATCTCGCGCCGAATGCGGTGCCCGCCACCATTTTCGGCCTGATCACCGAGGCGCTGGCGCGGCGACGGGCGCGCGGTGTCGCGCCGTTCACCGTGCTGTCGTGCGACAACATCGAGGGCAACGGACACGTCGCGCACGCGACGTTCAGCGCGTTCGCCCGGCTGCGCGACCGCGAACTCGGCGACTGGATAGCTCGGGAGGTGCGGTTCCCGAACTCGATGGTGGACCGGATCACGCCGGTGACACCGCCCGAGGCGACGGCCGAGGTCGCGCGGCGGTACGGCGTGACCGACCGGTGGCCGGTGGTGACGGAACCGTTCGCACAGTGGGTGCTGGAGGATTCGTTCACCCTCGGCCGACCGGATTACGGCGCGGTCGGTGTCCAGCTGGTCGATGATGTCGCGCCCTACGAACTGATGAAGCTGCGCCTGCTGAACGCGAGCCACCAGGCACTGGCGTACTTCGGGTACCTCAGCGGCTATCGGCTCGTGCACGACGCGGCTAAGGATCCGGTGTTCCGCCGATTCCTGTTGCGGTACATGGACATCGAGGCGACGCCGACCTTGCGACCGGTGCCCGGCGTCGATCTCGAGCAGTACAAGCACACGCTGATCGAGCGGTTCGCCAACCCGGCGATCGGCGACACCGTGGCGCGGCTGTGCGCGGACACCTCGGATCGAATACCGAAATGGGTGCTGCCGGTGATCCGGCAACGGCTGGCCGAAGACGGTGAGACCACCTGCGCGGCAGCGGTTGTCGCGAGCTGGGCGCGCTACGCCGATGGCATCGATGAACAGGGTGAGCCGATCGAGGTCGTGGACCGGCTGCGCGACCGGCTGGTCCCGCTGGCCCGCCGGCAACGCGACGACCGCACCGCATTCCTCAGTGAGCGTTCGGTTTTCGGTGACCTGATCGATGAGCCACGGTTCGTGAGCGCCTATGTCGCTGCGCTGGATTCGTTGTACGCCAAGGGTGCCCGCGCCACCGTCGCGGACCTGGCGGGGTAG
- a CDS encoding acyl-[acyl-carrier-protein] thioesterase, with amino-acid sequence MVIPSVLPERPTAGTPFETGWPVRLADTDGDQRLRLDAIARYLQDIGFEHLDAVEDGDSHRGWVVRRTVIDVLKPIQFGERVTLRRWCSGLSNRWCNMRVQISGSSGGLVETEAFLIHFGTESGVPARMSDRFMEPMLASTTEHRLRWKAALTDPAPSIDSPEVHVRPFPLRVTDIDLLDHVNNAVYLSGVEEVLADHDDLKSGAHRAVIEYAKPLKSGDQVELVAHRAGSALDIWFTVAEETRAVTRVMPL; translated from the coding sequence ATGGTCATTCCCAGCGTGCTGCCGGAACGTCCGACCGCCGGAACCCCGTTCGAAACGGGGTGGCCGGTACGTCTCGCCGACACCGACGGCGACCAACGCCTTCGGCTCGACGCCATCGCCCGCTACCTGCAAGATATCGGGTTCGAGCACTTGGACGCCGTCGAGGACGGCGACAGCCACCGTGGCTGGGTGGTGCGCCGCACGGTGATCGACGTGCTGAAGCCGATCCAGTTCGGTGAGCGGGTCACCCTGCGCCGCTGGTGCTCCGGACTGTCCAACCGCTGGTGCAATATGCGCGTCCAGATCAGCGGCAGCAGCGGCGGGCTGGTGGAGACCGAGGCCTTCCTGATCCATTTCGGCACCGAATCCGGCGTACCCGCGCGGATGAGCGACCGCTTCATGGAGCCGATGCTGGCCAGCACCACCGAACACCGGCTCCGCTGGAAGGCCGCCCTCACCGACCCGGCACCGTCCATCGACTCGCCCGAAGTCCACGTGCGCCCCTTCCCGCTGCGCGTCACCGATATCGATCTGCTGGACCACGTCAACAACGCCGTCTATCTGAGCGGCGTCGAGGAAGTCCTCGCCGACCACGACGACCTGAAGTCGGGCGCGCATCGGGCCGTCATCGAGTACGCCAAGCCGCTGAAGTCCGGCGATCAGGTCGAGCTGGTCGCCCACCGGGCGGGCTCGGCCCTCGATATCTGGTTCACCGTCGCCGAGGAAACGCGCGCGGTCACCCGGGTCATGCCTCTTTAG
- the scpB gene encoding SMC-Scp complex subunit ScpB, translated as MSEFTPEPLDDDEFRSALEAMLLVVDAPAPVEQLAAALDDTTERVDEVLRQLSAELSARGSGIDLRFVGDGWRFYTRSEYAPYVERVLLDGARTKLTRAALETLAVVAYRQPVTRTRVSAVRGVNVDGVMRTLLARGLIAEAGVDPETNGTMYCTTELFLERIGLASLTDLPPLAPLLPGVDLIDEINESLDTDPRYTRLKKPAEADLDLGSED; from the coding sequence GTGTCGGAGTTCACCCCGGAGCCCCTGGATGACGACGAATTCCGCTCCGCGTTGGAAGCGATGCTGCTCGTTGTCGACGCTCCGGCCCCGGTAGAGCAGCTGGCGGCGGCGCTGGACGACACCACCGAGCGGGTGGACGAGGTGCTGCGTCAGTTGTCCGCGGAACTGTCCGCGCGCGGTAGCGGGATCGATCTGCGTTTCGTCGGGGACGGCTGGCGCTTCTATACTCGCAGCGAGTACGCGCCATATGTGGAACGGGTGCTGCTCGATGGCGCTCGCACCAAATTGACGCGGGCGGCTTTGGAAACTCTGGCGGTGGTGGCATACCGTCAGCCGGTGACCCGGACCAGGGTCAGCGCGGTGCGCGGCGTGAATGTCGATGGGGTGATGCGCACGCTGCTGGCCCGGGGCTTGATCGCCGAGGCAGGCGTCGACCCGGAAACCAACGGGACGATGTATTGCACGACCGAGCTGTTCCTGGAACGGATCGGACTCGCGTCGCTGACCGACTTGCCGCCACTGGCGCCCCTGCTCCCGGGCGTCGACCTGATCGATGAGATCAACGAGAGCCTGGATACGGACCCCCGTTACACCAGGCTGAAAAAACCCGCTGAGGCCGACTTGGACCTCGGCAGCGAGGATTGA
- a CDS encoding helix-turn-helix transcriptional regulator, with amino-acid sequence MVRPSLLVLAGAIGTAELHAHHTVQVLVGRSGEVALGDGFGHEVVCRAAVIPPNVPHAVVRGAADGLLVHFDPESVAGAVLSGIPRPRDAAAGWVGAAEELGLDTESTWLCGAGASSETIAGEWFRDDDGADPSRVQDRVRAWVRATLALDPDAWLHDASPSESPDGTGHSVTARLHPAVAHVLRTVPARLDNGPIRLHDLAREVHLSESRLTHVFSAELGLPFRAYVRWLRVQRAVELLAAGHSLTAVAHRAGFADSAHLTRVCRRMFGAPPSLFSGIRWETDLPPDVSARS; translated from the coding sequence GTGGTGCGACCCAGTCTGCTGGTGCTGGCGGGGGCGATCGGTACGGCCGAGCTGCACGCACACCACACCGTGCAGGTGCTCGTCGGTCGTAGTGGTGAGGTCGCGCTCGGCGATGGTTTCGGGCACGAAGTGGTTTGTCGCGCAGCCGTTATTCCGCCGAACGTGCCGCACGCGGTTGTTCGGGGCGCGGCGGATGGTCTGCTGGTCCACTTCGATCCCGAGTCGGTCGCCGGGGCTGTTCTCAGCGGCATACCGCGGCCGCGCGATGCGGCCGCCGGATGGGTGGGTGCGGCCGAGGAACTAGGTCTGGATACCGAAAGCACGTGGTTGTGCGGCGCTGGTGCATCGTCCGAAACCATTGCGGGGGAATGGTTTCGAGACGACGACGGTGCGGATCCGAGCCGAGTGCAGGACAGGGTACGCGCCTGGGTGCGCGCGACCCTGGCGCTCGACCCGGACGCGTGGTTGCACGATGCGTCACCGTCCGAAAGCCCGGACGGCACCGGCCATTCGGTGACCGCCCGGCTTCATCCCGCAGTCGCACATGTACTCCGGACGGTGCCCGCCCGTCTCGACAACGGCCCCATCCGTCTCCATGACCTGGCTCGCGAAGTTCATCTCTCGGAAAGTCGCCTGACGCACGTATTCTCGGCGGAACTCGGTCTGCCCTTCCGCGCTTACGTGCGGTGGCTCCGCGTCCAGCGAGCCGTCGAGTTGCTCGCCGCCGGTCACTCCCTGACCGCGGTCGCCCACCGCGCGGGCTTCGCCGACAGCGCGCACCTGACCCGAGTGTGCCGCCGCATGTTCGGCGCCCCGCCCTCGCTGTTCAGTGGCATCCGGTGGGAAACCGACCTGCCGCCAGACGTGAGCGCTCGGAGTTAG
- a CDS encoding amidohydrolase family protein — protein MTVDSPAAGKTALHNVRVFDGNGLTDPTTVVIDGAVLGTDPGGADNTIDGHGAVLLPGLIDAHVHLHGPESLDQLAAHGVTTALDMTIWPPEKLAALRNQLGTTDIRSAGTPIIGAGGMHAQIPGMAEHAIIRGPEEAEAMVAERAAAGSDYIKIMLEAPGKGGPDAAAAKAVVAAAHARGLRTVAHAASLGAYALASDVGADVVTHVPMDGQLPAEEVRRMAAEGRVAAPTLVMMQGTATALGVLGFADCLATVAALQAAGVEILAGTDANATPGIPCQPPHGESLHRELELLVTAGLPPVDALRAATSLPAKHFGLSDRGAIAPGRRADLVLLDGDPLADIRATRAIARIWCGGIPRS, from the coding sequence GTGACTGTCGATTCCCCAGCAGCCGGTAAGACCGCCCTGCACAACGTTCGCGTCTTCGACGGCAACGGCCTCACCGATCCGACGACGGTGGTGATCGACGGGGCGGTGCTCGGTACCGATCCCGGCGGCGCCGACAACACCATCGACGGCCACGGCGCGGTCCTGCTGCCCGGCCTCATCGACGCCCACGTGCACCTGCACGGCCCGGAATCGCTGGACCAACTCGCCGCGCACGGCGTCACCACCGCGCTCGACATGACCATCTGGCCGCCCGAAAAACTCGCCGCGCTGCGAAACCAGCTGGGCACCACCGACATTCGTAGCGCGGGCACGCCGATCATCGGTGCGGGCGGTATGCACGCGCAGATTCCCGGCATGGCCGAACACGCCATCATCCGCGGCCCGGAGGAGGCCGAGGCAATGGTCGCCGAGCGCGCCGCGGCAGGCTCGGATTACATCAAGATCATGCTGGAAGCGCCCGGCAAGGGCGGGCCCGATGCCGCCGCCGCCAAAGCGGTGGTCGCGGCGGCGCACGCGCGCGGGCTCCGAACCGTCGCCCACGCGGCCTCGCTTGGCGCGTACGCGCTCGCCTCGGACGTTGGCGCCGATGTCGTCACGCACGTGCCGATGGATGGGCAGCTACCGGCCGAAGAGGTGCGCCGGATGGCCGCCGAGGGCCGCGTCGCCGCACCCACCCTCGTCATGATGCAGGGCACAGCAACGGCTTTGGGTGTTCTGGGGTTCGCCGATTGTCTGGCCACCGTCGCCGCGCTACAGGCCGCCGGTGTCGAAATCCTGGCGGGCACCGACGCCAACGCCACACCGGGTATCCCGTGCCAGCCGCCGCACGGCGAGTCACTGCACCGCGAGTTGGAACTGCTCGTCACCGCGGGCCTGCCGCCGGTGGACGCCCTACGCGCCGCAACATCATTGCCCGCCAAGCACTTCGGCCTGTCCGACCGCGGCGCGATCGCGCCAGGCAGGCGCGCCGACCTCGTCCTGCTCGACGGCGACCCGCTGGCCGACATCCGCGCCACCCGCGCCATCGCCCGAATCTGGTGCGGCGGCATCCCGCGCTCCTGA